In Drosophila simulans strain w501 chromosome 3R, Prin_Dsim_3.1, whole genome shotgun sequence, a single window of DNA contains:
- the LOC6728802 gene encoding tyrosine-protein kinase Fer isoform X5 — protein MSSSGHSGNYAGAENGGIFETIVFTGRPIPPARKKRPKSKVFISLSTNRPLYEEEWFHGVLPREEVVRLLNNDGDFLVRETIRNEESQIVLSVCWNGHKHFIVQTTGEGNFRFEGPPFASIQELIMHQYHSELPVTVKSGAILRRPVCRERWELSNDDVVLLERIGRGNFGDVYKAKLKSTKLDVAVKTCRMTLPDEQKRKFLQEGRILKQYDHPNIVKLIGICVQKQPIMIVMELVLGGSLLTYLRKNSNGLTTRQQMGMCRDAAAGMRYLESKNCIHRDLAARNCLVDLEHSVKISDFGMSREEEEYIVSDGMKQIPVKWTAPEALNFGKYTSLCDVWSYGILMWEIFSKGDTPYSGMTNSRARERIDTGYRMPTPKSTPEEMYRLMLQCWAADAESRPHFDEIYNVVDALILRLDNSH, from the exons ATGAGCAGTTCCGGACACAGCGGCAACTATGCCGGAGCCGAGAATGGGGGGATTTTCGAGACAATTGTCTTTACGGGTCGGCCAATTCCACCGGCCCGAAAAAAGCGGCCAAAATCGAAAGTATTT ATATCGCTCTCCACAAATCGTCCGCTTTACGAGGAGGAATGGTTCCATGGCGTTCTGCCGCGCGAGGAAGTGGTTCGATTGCTGAATAACGATGGTGACTTCCTGGTCCGCGAAACGATTCGAAACGAGGAGAGCCAGATTGTGCTCAGTGTCTGTTGGAATGGCCACAAGCACTTCATTGTCCAGACAACCGGAGAGGGTAATTTCCGGTTCGAGGGACCGCCATTTGCCAGCATCCAGGAGCTGATCATGCATCAGTATCACTCGGAATTGCCAGTGACCGTGAAATCGGGAGCCATACTCCGGCGACCAGTTTGCCGCGAACGCTGGGAGCTGAGCAACGATGATGTGGTGCTTCTGGAGAGGATTGGTCGA GGAAACTTTGGGGACGTCTACAAGGCCAAACTAAAGTCCACCAAACTGGATGTGGCTGTCAAAACCTGTCGAATGACCCTGCCCGACGAACAGAAGCGTAAATTCCTGCAGGAAGGACGCATCCTTAAGCAATACGATCATCCCAATATCGTAAAATTGATTGGCATTTGTGTGCAGAAGCAGCCCATCATGATTGTCATGGAATTGGTGCTTG GTGGTTCGCTTTTAACTTATTTGCGCAAGAACTCCAATGGCCTCACCACTCGACAGCAAATGGGCATGTGCAGAGATGCGGCGGCAG GAATGCGATATCTGGAGTCCAAGAACTGCATTCATCGCGATCTGGCGGCGCGTAATTGTCTCGTTGACTTGGAGCACAGTGTGAAGATCTCCGATTTCGGAATGTCTCGCGAGGAAGAGGAATATATAG TTTCCGATGGCATGAAGCAAATACCTGTGAAGTGGACAGCTCCCGAGGCCCTGAATTTTGGCAAGTACACCTCGTTGTGCGATGTGTGGTCCTATGGCATACTGATGTGGGAGATCTTCTCCAAGGGCGACACACCCTACTCCGGCATGACCAACTCCAGAGCCAGAGAGCGCATCGATACGG GATATCGTATGCCAACGCCGAAGAGCACGCCCGAGGAGATGTACCGACTGATGCTCCAGTGCTGGGCAGCCGACGCCGAGTCCCGACCGCATTTCGATGAGATCTACAATGTGGTGGATGCACTGATCCTGCGCCTGGACAACAGCCACTGA
- the LOC6728802 gene encoding tyrosine-protein kinase Fer isoform X1, which translates to MGFSSALQSRAAHEALIVRQDAELRLMETMKRSIQMKAKCDKEYAISLTAVAQQGLKIDRADEMQGSLISKSWRSYMDELDHQAKQFKFNAEQLEVVCDKLTHLSQDKRKARKAYQEEHAKIAARLNHLTDEVVRKKSEYQKHLEGYKALRTRFEENYIKAPSRSGRKLDDVRDKYQKACRKLHLTHNEYVLSITEAIEVEKDFRNVLLPGLLEHQQSVQESFILLWRNILQEAAQYGDLTADKYKEIQKRIDTVIGNINPTEEYGEFTEKYKTSPTTPLLFQFDETLIQDIPGKLQSSTLTVDNLTVDWLRNRLQELEGAVRDCQEKQLKMIEHVNGGSPVANGSIISNGSNTSNGIQSNKDSLCRQSKDLNALRCQEKQKQKLVDMIKCALNEVGCEELPSGCDDDLTLEQNFIENGYNNEQQRSNSTSSPGLGIMNELMRRGGVLTLLRGRGRHFKRKSTPQPATPMTRSRQGRFNKLQPRSQSLGSLSVIRDRNGPSPARYEPITNHRLRQAASVHYLGEEIATSSTNPPDLPRLRRTQCSMLCLGEDEEPVVLASPAPLTQLTVAVLTNTNNNHIYADLELDKPKDTSPSPESKEEEEKKPIQPKKEQIQIEINQTVAPQNSIDAHLDRIDELNRVLDDRLKRTLQPSDDVNAIESAEENHIQTRKLAKDPDSQTKRSSSSSSECRSSKDTSHSKKRSLSFSQKSISNIFSNLKEFSKSPLVRMGKNHTLNEEQDAKRTQPSQQHHSSGSDCPTNSSSSSSNNNNNNKNTSSNSNHSASQSTIITSTITTTITTTTTTTPSKENSRLKFKVPKIQKQSKAIRNTFRSKLLNFQLKRSKPCKQCTKRRRIHPSKSVFDFAKEFEVDQPAGSAADEQFCSCPPAGQKPVKPSVQISGHKEHQFESSSGELDENSDRDIDNDEEEEDSASDDVLSMKDHCYCVPSLAASISLSTNRPLYEEEWFHGVLPREEVVRLLNNDGDFLVRETIRNEESQIVLSVCWNGHKHFIVQTTGEGNFRFEGPPFASIQELIMHQYHSELPVTVKSGAILRRPVCRERWELSNDDVVLLERIGRGNFGDVYKAKLKSTKLDVAVKTCRMTLPDEQKRKFLQEGRILKQYDHPNIVKLIGICVQKQPIMIVMELVLGGSLLTYLRKNSNGLTTRQQMGMCRDAAAGMRYLESKNCIHRDLAARNCLVDLEHSVKISDFGMSREEEEYIVSDGMKQIPVKWTAPEALNFGKYTSLCDVWSYGILMWEIFSKGDTPYSGMTNSRARERIDTGYRMPTPKSTPEEMYRLMLQCWAADAESRPHFDEIYNVVDALILRLDNSH; encoded by the exons CTCACCGACGAGGTGGTGCGCAAGAAATCTGAATACCAAAAACATTTGGAGGGCTACAAGGCGCTGCGCACGCGCTTCGAGGAGAACTACATAAAGG CACCCAGTCGCAGTGGCCGCAAGCTGGACGATGTGCGTGACAAGTATCAGAAGGCCTGCCGCAAATTGCATCTCACACACAACGAGTACGTGCTGTCCATCACGGAAGCCATCGAAGTGGAGAAGGACTTTCGTAACGTCTTGCTGCCGGGACTGCTGGAGCATCAGCAGTCCGTCCAGGAGAGCTTCATCCTGCTGTGGCGCAACATCCTGCAGGAGGCGGCCCAGTATGGCGACCTCACGGCGGACAAGTACAAGGAGATCCAGAAGCGCATCGACACTGTGATAGGGAACATCAATCCGACCGAGGAGTACGGCGAGTTCACCGAGAAATACAA AACCTCCCCCACAACACCGCTGCTCTTCCAGTTCGATGAGACGCTCATCCAGGATATTCCCGGCAAATTACAGTCTAGCACGTTGACAGTGGATAACCTCACGGTGGACTGGCTGCGGAATCGTCTCCAGGAACTGGAGGGAGCCGTCAGGGATTGCCAGGAGAAGCAGCTGAAGATGATCGAGCATGTGAATGGTGGCTCGCCGGTGGCCAATGGCAGCATTATCTCCAACGGCAGCAACACATCCAACGGCATTCAGTCCAACAAGGATAGCCTAtg CCGCCAGTCGAAGGACCTTAATGCACTGCGCTGCCAGGAgaagcagaaacagaagctgGTGGACATGATCAAGTGCGCCCTGAACGAGGTGGGATGCGAGGAGCTGCCCTCCGGTTGCGACGATGACCTCACCCTCGAGCAGAACTTCATCGAGAATGGCTACAACAACGAACAACAG AGATCCAACTCCACCAGTTCACCAGGTCTGGGCATAATGAACGAGCTGATGCGACGCGGTGGGGTATTGACCCTGTTGCGTGGAAGGGGTCGCCACTTCAAGCGCAAGAGTACACCACAACCGGCGACGCCAATGACGCGATCGCGACAAGGACGCTTCAACAAGTTGCAACCACGATCCCAGAGCCTCGGATCCTTGTCGGTAATTAGGGATAGGAATGGGCCAAGTCCTGCACGTTACGAGCCCATTACTAACCATCGTTTGCGCCAGGCGGCAAGTGTTCATTATTTGGGCGAGGAGATCGCCACGAGCTCCACTAATCCGCCCGATTTGCCGCGTCTGCGGCGAACCCAGTGTTCCATGTTGTGTTTGggcgaggacgaggagccTGTTGTCCTTGCCTCGCCCGCCCCGCTCACCCAGCTTACCGTTGCTGTCCTTACTAACACCAATAACAATCATATCTATGCCGATCTGGAGTTGGATAAACCGAAGGATACTTCACCGAGTCCAGAAAGTAAGGAGGaagaggaaaagaaaccaatTCAGCCGAAAAAAGagcaaatacaaatagaaaTCAACCAAACCGTCGCACCTCAGAACTCCATTGATGCCCATCTGGACAGGATTGATGAGCTGAACCGAGTGCTAGACGATCGGCTGAAGCGCACTCTTCAGCCCAGCGATGATGTGAATGCCATCGAAAGTGCCGAGGAGAATCACATACAAACCAGGAAGTTGGCCAAAGATCCAGATAGCCAAACGaaacgcagctccagctccagttcagAGTGCCGATCCTCCAAGGATACGAGTCACTCCAAGAAGCGTTCACTGTCCTTTAGCCAGAAGTCCATAAGCAACATATTCAGCAACCTAAAGGAGTTCTCCAAGAGTCCACTCGTTAGGATGGGCAAGAATCATACCCTCAACGAAGAGCAGGATGCGAAAAGGACGCAACCGAGTCAACAGCATCATTCCAGTGGCAGTGATTGCCCCACAAACAGTAGCAGCTCCagcagtaataataataataacaataaaaataccaGTAGCAATAGCAATCACAGTGCCTCACAGTCCACGATCATAACGAGCACGATCACCACCACCATAACGACTACAACTACCACGACGCCGTCCAAGGAAAACTCAAGACTGAAATTCAAGGTGCCCAAGATCCAGAAACAATCAAAGGCCATCCGCAATACATTCCGCTCCAAGTTGCTCAATTTCCAGTTGAAGCGCTCCAAGCCATGCAAACAGTGCACCAAGAGACGTCGCATCCATCCCAGCAAAAGTGTCTTTGATTTTGCCAAAGAGTTCGAGGTGGATCAACCGGCTGGTTCGGCAGCGGATGAGCAATTCTGCAGCTGCCCGCCAGCTGGTCAGAAACCTGTTAAGCCATCCGTCCAAATATCCGGCCACAAAGAGCACCAATTCGAGTCCAGTTCCGGAGAGCTGGACGAGAACTCGGATCGGGACATCGAcaacgacgaggaggaggaggatagCGCCAGTGACGACGTGCTCAGCATGAAGGATCACTGCTACTGCGTGCCCAGCCTGGCGGCCAGT ATATCGCTCTCCACAAATCGTCCGCTTTACGAGGAGGAATGGTTCCATGGCGTTCTGCCGCGCGAGGAAGTGGTTCGATTGCTGAATAACGATGGTGACTTCCTGGTCCGCGAAACGATTCGAAACGAGGAGAGCCAGATTGTGCTCAGTGTCTGTTGGAATGGCCACAAGCACTTCATTGTCCAGACAACCGGAGAGGGTAATTTCCGGTTCGAGGGACCGCCATTTGCCAGCATCCAGGAGCTGATCATGCATCAGTATCACTCGGAATTGCCAGTGACCGTGAAATCGGGAGCCATACTCCGGCGACCAGTTTGCCGCGAACGCTGGGAGCTGAGCAACGATGATGTGGTGCTTCTGGAGAGGATTGGTCGA GGAAACTTTGGGGACGTCTACAAGGCCAAACTAAAGTCCACCAAACTGGATGTGGCTGTCAAAACCTGTCGAATGACCCTGCCCGACGAACAGAAGCGTAAATTCCTGCAGGAAGGACGCATCCTTAAGCAATACGATCATCCCAATATCGTAAAATTGATTGGCATTTGTGTGCAGAAGCAGCCCATCATGATTGTCATGGAATTGGTGCTTG GTGGTTCGCTTTTAACTTATTTGCGCAAGAACTCCAATGGCCTCACCACTCGACAGCAAATGGGCATGTGCAGAGATGCGGCGGCAG GAATGCGATATCTGGAGTCCAAGAACTGCATTCATCGCGATCTGGCGGCGCGTAATTGTCTCGTTGACTTGGAGCACAGTGTGAAGATCTCCGATTTCGGAATGTCTCGCGAGGAAGAGGAATATATAG TTTCCGATGGCATGAAGCAAATACCTGTGAAGTGGACAGCTCCCGAGGCCCTGAATTTTGGCAAGTACACCTCGTTGTGCGATGTGTGGTCCTATGGCATACTGATGTGGGAGATCTTCTCCAAGGGCGACACACCCTACTCCGGCATGACCAACTCCAGAGCCAGAGAGCGCATCGATACGG GATATCGTATGCCAACGCCGAAGAGCACGCCCGAGGAGATGTACCGACTGATGCTCCAGTGCTGGGCAGCCGACGCCGAGTCCCGACCGCATTTCGATGAGATCTACAATGTGGTGGATGCACTGATCCTGCGCCTGGACAACAGCCACTGA